A genomic segment from Truepera sp. encodes:
- a CDS encoding IS1380 family transposase, whose translation MRENITSQTVLFEGGFVKPVVAAFDQPASSSDGGALLLKLADDRLRLTAAVAGALPDAREAGKVRHSLLAVVQQRAFGIGNGYEDANDAARLRXDPTHQLLLGRCPGAGSELASQPTISRLENAFDEKHVAAASEAFSGAVLNRHQRRLRRNAKRIIIIDVDATWDDAHGEQQGALFNGLYGNHGFLPLLAFIQFDDEAEQYLVAALLRPGNAGNDQVLSFLSGVIENVRAHFPRAQVTLRADAGFAIPSVFEYLDDHQVRYAIGMSSNSVLKEHAEPGMAIARALSEASGTSERVYLDKQYQTKKSWPHSRRVIIKAEVTRYPGRIPRDNARFVVTDLVGDAAFVYESVYSRRGDVENRIKELKXAIRMDKTSCTNFAANQLRVILHATAFALYQEIRLAATGTTFASAQVTTIRERLIKLGAWFKTSTRRIVIHLPQAAPWRNEWVTIARRLAAPPA comes from the coding sequence GTGAGAGAGAATATCACTTCGCAGACTGTGCTGTTCGAGGGTGGCTTCGTGAAGCCGGTCGTGGCGGCRTTCGATCAGCCGGCGAGCAGTTCCGATGGCGGGGCGTTGCTGCTGAAGTTGGCGGATGACCGTCTTCGKTTGACGGCGGCGGTGGCGGGCGCGCTGCCTGATGCGCGTGAGGCGGGCAAGGTCAGGCATTCGTTGCTTGCCGTCGTTCAGCAGCGGGCTTTCGGGATCGGGAACGGTTACGAGGACGCCAACGACGCGGCGCGCTTACGMGRYGACCCCACTCACCAGTTGCTGCTGGGCCGCTGCCCGGGGGCTGGCAGTGAGTTGGCGTCGCAGCCGACCATCTCGCGCCTTGAGAACGCCTTCGACGAGAAGCATGTCGCAGCGGCGAGCGAGGCGTTCAGTGGCGCGGTGCTGAACCGCCACCAGCGGAGGTTGCGCCGGAACGCTAAGCGCATCATCATCATCGACGTCGACGCCACCTGGGATGACGCTCATGGTGAGCAGCAAGGCGCGTTGTTCAACGGCTTGTACGGCAACCACGGCTTCTTGCCGCTGCTGGCGTTCATCCAGTTCGACGACGAGGCCGAGCAGTACCTGGTGGCCGCCCTGCTCAGGCCGGGTAACGCCGGCAACGATCAGGTCTTGAGCTTCCTGAGCGGCGTGATCGAGAACGTCAGGGCGCACTTCCCGAGGGCGCAAGTGACGCTGCGAGCCGACGCGGGCTTCGCTATCCCCAGCGTGTTCGAGTACCTCGACGATCACCAGGTGCGTTACGCCATCGGCATGAGCAGCAACAGCGTCTTGAAAGAGCACGCCGAGCCGGGCATGGCKATCGCCAGGGCGCTCAGCGAAGCCAGCGGAACCAGCGAACGCGTCTACCTGGATAAGCAGTACCAGACCAAGAAGAGCTGGCCGCACTCGCGRCGGGTGATCATCAAGGCCGAAGTCACCCGCTACCCGGGCAGGATCCCGCGGGATAATGCGCGGTTCGTCGTCACCGACTTAGTSGGCGATGCCGCCTTCGTCTACGAGAGYGTCTACAGCCGCAGGGGTGACGTGGAGAACCGCATCAAGGAACTCAAGARCGCCATCCGCATGGACAAGACGAGCTGCACGAACTTCGCGGCGAACCAGCTGCGAGTAATCTTGCACGCCACGGCGTTCGCCCTATACCAGGAGATCCGCTTAGCGGCGACCGGCACGACCTTCGCCAGCGCACAAGTGACCACCATCAGGGAGCGGCTCATCAAGTTGGGCGCCTGGTTCAAGACCAGCACCAGGAGAATCGTGATCCACCTGCCCCAAGCAGCGCCATGGCGCAACGAATGGGTGACCATCGCAAGGCGGTTAGCCGCGCCGCCCGCCTGA
- a CDS encoding acyltransferase, whose product MSSLARRMLMYPYKLMRRLKSRYYKTVAVLTLGSYDEPLKVHGPTRLTKRTVLGSNANFNGMTIGGTGRVQIGRNFHSGPECLIITSFHDYDHGEAIPYGSASIDRDVEIGDNVWLGSRVTILGGVVLGEGCIVQAGAVVVSDVPAGAIVGGSPAKVFKQRDWEHYERLKAAGKFL is encoded by the coding sequence ATGAGCAGTCTGGCGCGGCGAATGCTGATGTACCCCTACAAACTGATGCGGAGGCTTAAGAGCCGGTATTACAAGACTGTAGCTGTGCTCACGCTTGGTTCGTACGACGAGCCACTGAAGGTGCACGGCCCAACCCGACTGACGAAACGGACGGTCTTGGGATCGAACGCAAACTTTAATGGGATGACCATAGGCGGAACTGGAAGGGTCCAGATTGGGCGCAACTTTCATTCTGGGCCAGAGTGCCTGATCATCACCAGCTTCCATGACTACGACCATGGCGAGGCGATTCCCTATGGCTCAGCGTCGATAGACAGAGACGTCGAGATCGGAGACAACGTCTGGCTCGGGTCGCGCGTGACGATCCTCGGCGGGGTAGTACTGGGCGAGGGGTGCATTGTTCAGGCGGGTGCCGTTGTGGTGTCGGACGTACCTGCAGGCGCCATCGTTGGAGGGAGTCCGGCCAAGGTCTTCAAGCAGCGCGATTGGGAGCACTACGAGCGGCTAAAGGCCGCTGGCAAGTTCCTTTAA
- a CDS encoding oligosaccharide flippase family protein, which yields MLERLNALVAKVRSPSEKSFLREFVRFGSSTGFVQGSRVVSGLVVAAIVDPGAWGNWYLLNLIIAYGALTQLGALNGMNREVPAAIGRGSVTEAVDLRRSALGVVLLTTGLATILLLGLGLVIPAVTVTNAFLLTIALLFANQIYTYVVTSLRSTTHFNDLARLQFVQAIAYPSLSISGALVLGIPGFILGQITTLALTSLAASGAHTVAWRPKFKRTLIRRLIVVGFPIMLVGLIHTLFATVDRWVIVGHLGSEALGYYSLAIMALSAVALLPQVLSQQFYPRMAYAWSATRDAGELRRLATRQRLYTFAAVVPVVGLMALVTPPIVRALLPQYAPGIPAILVTIFVPLVSTIGEGYGGVLHVLNRQFWYVGAILVAAVVNIGASLALVGPLGIVGVAWGTFAAFVVLAVLRVMLGTAALRRAPITATTNRPG from the coding sequence GTGCTGGAACGACTGAACGCGCTTGTCGCCAAGGTCCGCAGTCCAAGCGAGAAATCGTTCCTCCGCGAGTTCGTGCGCTTCGGTTCCTCGACCGGCTTTGTACAAGGGTCGCGTGTGGTTAGCGGGCTCGTAGTGGCAGCCATTGTCGATCCGGGCGCCTGGGGCAATTGGTACTTACTCAACCTAATCATCGCCTACGGCGCCCTGACCCAGCTTGGTGCTCTCAATGGAATGAACAGGGAGGTGCCAGCGGCCATTGGCAGGGGCAGCGTGACGGAAGCAGTCGACTTGCGACGCTCTGCTCTCGGCGTCGTCCTACTAACCACCGGGCTTGCCACAATCCTGCTTCTAGGACTTGGCCTGGTGATTCCGGCTGTTACAGTCACCAACGCTTTCCTATTGACCATCGCCCTACTGTTCGCCAATCAAATCTACACTTACGTCGTCACCAGCCTACGCTCGACAACGCACTTCAACGACCTAGCCCGACTCCAATTCGTGCAGGCCATCGCCTATCCCTCGCTATCCATTTCCGGCGCCCTCGTTCTAGGAATCCCAGGCTTTATTCTCGGACAAATAACCACTTTGGCACTTACTAGCCTTGCCGCCTCTGGCGCGCACACCGTGGCGTGGCGTCCGAAGTTCAAGCGCACCCTAATTCGACGGTTGATCGTCGTTGGATTTCCGATCATGCTCGTAGGTCTCATTCATACACTCTTCGCGACTGTGGATCGATGGGTGATCGTCGGACATCTCGGCTCCGAAGCCTTAGGTTACTACTCCCTAGCCATAATGGCGCTAAGCGCTGTAGCGCTTCTCCCACAGGTACTCTCACAGCAGTTCTATCCGCGCATGGCTTACGCCTGGTCAGCAACCCGCGACGCTGGTGAGCTGCGGCGCTTGGCCACACGGCAACGGCTCTATACGTTCGCTGCAGTAGTGCCAGTAGTTGGGCTTATGGCTTTGGTAACCCCTCCAATAGTGCGTGCTCTCCTTCCCCAGTACGCTCCTGGCATCCCTGCCATTCTCGTCACTATCTTTGTCCCATTGGTCTCAACCATCGGTGAAGGCTACGGAGGCGTATTGCATGTGCTCAACAGGCAGTTCTGGTACGTCGGCGCAATTCTTGTCGCCGCGGTCGTCAATATAGGCGCGAGCTTGGCCTTGGTCGGTCCGCTCGGGATAGTCGGCGTGGCATG